One uncultured Alphaproteobacteria bacterium genomic region harbors:
- a CDS encoding Phage virion morphogenesis protein, with translation MAGVFLQVQLDGLAAMQSRLELLGRIDIAPLRHDLGAVVESQTRRRISEEKASPEGEPWKDWSPAYAATRHGGHSLLEDEGNLVDDIHFVVAGEAIEVGSNLVYAAIQHAGGAEVGIDIPAREYLGLSDGNWSDLVDATDAFVSRVLR, from the coding sequence ATGGCGGGCGTCTTCCTCCAAGTGCAACTGGACGGCCTGGCGGCGATGCAGAGCCGCCTCGAACTGCTCGGCCGCATCGACATCGCGCCGCTGCGACACGACCTCGGCGCGGTGGTCGAAAGCCAGACCCGCCGCCGGATCTCCGAAGAGAAGGCAAGCCCCGAAGGCGAGCCGTGGAAGGACTGGTCGCCTGCCTACGCCGCCACCCGCCACGGCGGCCACTCGCTGCTCGAAGACGAGGGCAACCTGGTCGACGACATCCACTTCGTCGTCGCGGGCGAGGCGATCGAGGTCGGCAGCAACCTCGTCTATGCGGCGATCCAGCATGCCGGCGGCGCGGAAGTCGGCATCGACATCCCCGCCCGCGAATACCTCGGCCTCTCCGACGGCAACTGGTCCGATCTCGTCGACGCTACCGACGCCTTCGTTTCGCGGGTGCTGCGATGA
- a CDS encoding conserved hypothetical protein (Evidence 4 : Homologs of previously reported genes of unknown function) has translation MPYATQTDIIDAYGIDLLSVVADRDGNGEIDSTAVERGLASASSIIDAHVLARHPAPWPEVPELVRNLCVDIAVYQMSGEGRGLTDERRRRYEDALSLLRRVADGKADLGLPSSPSAPVRAGAVVVSGERRRFTRSSLRGM, from the coding sequence GTGCCCTACGCCACCCAAACCGACATCATCGACGCCTATGGCATCGACCTCCTGTCCGTCGTCGCCGACCGCGACGGCAACGGCGAGATCGATTCCACAGCCGTCGAGCGCGGCCTGGCGTCGGCCTCCTCGATCATCGACGCGCACGTGCTGGCGCGGCACCCGGCGCCCTGGCCCGAAGTGCCCGAGCTGGTGCGCAACCTCTGCGTCGACATCGCCGTCTACCAGATGTCGGGCGAAGGCCGGGGCCTCACCGACGAACGCCGCCGCCGCTACGAGGACGCCCTGTCGCTGCTGCGCCGGGTCGCCGACGGCAAGGCGGATCTCGGCCTGCCGTCGTCGCCGTCCGCCCCGGTTCGCGCCGGCGCGGTGGTGGTGTCGGGCGAGCGCCGCCGCTTCACTCGCTCCAGCCTGCGGGGGATGTGA
- a CDS encoding conserved hypothetical protein (Evidence 4 : Homologs of previously reported genes of unknown function), translating to MNMIRVIAKKDGFRRAGRAWVGTTELPERIFTDAELHQLQSEPMLVVQEFEIEDETKGEDAPKPTEPESETKAKPSAKPTAAK from the coding sequence ATGAATATGATCCGCGTGATCGCGAAGAAGGACGGTTTCCGGCGCGCTGGCCGTGCCTGGGTCGGCACCACCGAACTGCCGGAGAGGATCTTCACCGACGCCGAACTGCACCAGTTGCAAAGCGAACCGATGCTGGTCGTGCAGGAGTTCGAGATCGAGGACGAAACCAAGGGCGAGGACGCCCCGAAACCCACCGAGCCGGAGAGCGAGACCAAGGCCAAGCCCTCCGCCAAACCCACGGCCGCGAAGTAA
- a CDS encoding Mu phage protein T: MILNRASLDAATTGFRTIFNGAFLGAKNADHYQRIAMVVPSTTAKNSYPWLADNFEIREWVGERVYQNLLSAEFSILNKDFEGTQAVPRNAIEDDELGVYAPLFQQMGDATATFPNRLVFPLLKAGFTSLCWDGQYFFDTDHPSFDADGDETSVSNFLGGTGDPWFLVASGSPLKPLIYQERRKFQFVAKDRPTDDNLFERKTFVYGVDGRMNVGFGMPQLVVASRQPLTHDSYAAARAAFAAWHKKSGEPLGLIGDLLVVGSTNEAAARKVLVNETKANGESNEWKGSAELFLTPWL, translated from the coding sequence ATGATCCTCAACCGTGCCAGCCTGGACGCCGCCACCACCGGCTTCCGCACCATCTTCAACGGCGCCTTCCTCGGCGCCAAGAACGCCGACCACTACCAGCGCATCGCGATGGTGGTGCCCAGCACCACGGCGAAGAACTCCTATCCGTGGCTCGCCGACAACTTCGAGATCCGCGAGTGGGTGGGGGAGCGCGTCTACCAGAACCTTCTTTCCGCCGAGTTCTCGATCCTCAACAAGGATTTCGAAGGCACCCAGGCGGTCCCCCGCAACGCCATCGAAGACGACGAGCTGGGCGTCTACGCGCCGCTGTTCCAGCAGATGGGCGACGCCACCGCGACCTTCCCCAACCGCCTGGTGTTCCCGCTCCTGAAAGCGGGTTTCACCAGCCTGTGCTGGGACGGCCAGTATTTCTTCGACACCGACCATCCGAGCTTCGACGCCGACGGCGACGAGACTTCGGTATCCAACTTCCTCGGCGGCACCGGCGACCCGTGGTTCCTGGTGGCGAGTGGCAGCCCGCTCAAGCCGCTGATCTACCAGGAGCGCCGGAAGTTCCAGTTCGTCGCCAAGGACCGGCCGACCGACGACAACCTGTTCGAGCGCAAGACCTTCGTCTACGGCGTCGACGGCCGCATGAACGTCGGCTTCGGCATGCCGCAGCTGGTGGTCGCCTCGCGTCAGCCGCTCACCCACGACAGCTACGCCGCGGCGCGCGCCGCCTTCGCCGCCTGGCACAAGAAGTCGGGCGAGCCGCTCGGCCTGATCGGCGATCTGCTGGTGGTCGGCAGCACCAACGAGGCTGCGGCCCGCAAGGTTCTGGTCAACGAAACCAAAGCGAACGGCGAGTCCAACGAGTGGAAGGGTTCGGCCGAACTCTTCCTCACCCCGTGGCTCTGA
- a CDS encoding conserved hypothetical protein (Evidence 4 : Homologs of previously reported genes of unknown function) has protein sequence MAALTNDRDTRSRAGTRRALGAAADVLVHAGAIVVRNAAGFAAPGTTALGLAALGIAQERVDNRNGVAGALPVEIDTGVFQVGNSAGADELTAADIGADCYLVDDQTVAKTNGGNTRSPAGKVFDVDAAGVWVRFA, from the coding sequence ATGGCCGCCCTCACCAACGACCGCGACACCCGTAGCCGCGCCGGCACGCGCCGCGCCCTCGGTGCCGCCGCCGACGTCCTCGTTCACGCCGGGGCGATCGTCGTCCGTAACGCCGCCGGGTTCGCGGCGCCCGGCACCACCGCCCTCGGCCTTGCCGCCCTCGGCATCGCCCAGGAGCGGGTCGACAACCGCAACGGCGTCGCCGGCGCTCTGCCGGTCGAGATCGACACCGGCGTCTTCCAGGTCGGCAATTCCGCCGGGGCCGACGAGCTGACTGCCGCCGACATCGGTGCCGACTGCTACCTGGTTGACGACCAGACCGTGGCCAAGACCAACGGCGGCAACACCCGCTCGCCCGCTGGCAAGGTCTTCGACGTGGACGCCGCCGGCGTCTGGGTCCGTTTCGCCTAG
- a CDS encoding Mu-like prophage I protein, producing the protein MAAMQTARTHIVVALNVAQSLPLDAPPEWIELIPSGPAVRGRDGRAWLNDQPEGVVAHFAGLGRSLTIDWEHASEIKSPKGERAPAAGHVEAVEQRDGGAIWGRVNWTPQGGEDVRTGAYRYISPVLLYDKNSGRIVGLASAGLVHDPNLGLRALNSHSQPEKPMDLTKIYEALGLVDGANEEQILSAVNKLKTDLGVAANKAETPDLARFVPRADYDQVVARAANAEQTLKDAGAKALAAEIDTVIKIALADGKIAPASEDYYRAQCRKEGGIEEFRKFVAVAPKIVDGAPLAAGKPPADKGALSDAERAVCRQMGVSEDQYLKSKEAN; encoded by the coding sequence ATGGCGGCCATGCAGACCGCCCGCACCCACATCGTCGTCGCCCTAAACGTCGCTCAGTCGCTGCCGCTGGACGCGCCGCCGGAATGGATCGAACTGATCCCCTCCGGCCCGGCCGTCCGGGGGCGCGACGGCCGCGCCTGGCTCAACGACCAGCCCGAAGGCGTCGTCGCCCACTTCGCCGGCCTCGGCCGTTCGCTGACGATCGACTGGGAACACGCCTCCGAGATCAAGTCGCCGAAGGGCGAGCGCGCCCCGGCGGCCGGCCACGTCGAAGCCGTCGAGCAGCGCGACGGCGGCGCGATCTGGGGTCGCGTCAACTGGACCCCGCAGGGCGGCGAAGACGTGCGCACCGGCGCCTACCGCTACATCTCGCCGGTCCTCCTCTACGACAAGAATTCGGGTCGCATCGTCGGTCTGGCATCCGCCGGCCTGGTGCATGACCCGAACCTGGGCCTGCGCGCCCTCAACTCCCACAGCCAACCGGAGAAGCCGATGGATCTCACGAAGATCTACGAGGCCCTCGGCTTGGTCGACGGCGCCAACGAGGAGCAGATCCTCAGCGCCGTCAACAAGCTGAAGACCGATCTGGGGGTGGCGGCCAACAAAGCCGAAACCCCCGACCTGGCGCGGTTCGTTCCCCGCGCCGACTACGACCAAGTGGTGGCCCGCGCGGCCAACGCCGAACAGACCCTCAAGGACGCGGGGGCCAAGGCGCTCGCGGCCGAGATCGACACCGTGATCAAGATCGCCCTCGCCGACGGCAAGATCGCGCCGGCGTCGGAGGACTACTACCGCGCCCAGTGCCGCAAGGAAGGCGGCATCGAGGAGTTCCGCAAGTTCGTCGCCGTCGCGCCGAAGATCGTCGACGGCGCGCCGCTGGCGGCGGGCAAACCCCCGGCCGACAAGGGCGCCCTCAGCGATGCCGAGCGCGCGGTGTGCAGGCAGATGGGCGTCTCCGAAGACCAGTACCTGAAGTCGAAGGAGGCGAACTGA
- a CDS encoding F protein (fragment) has product MAALAFGSSPSPETMAYLKHKGWKPGFSYKDVWGEEHAFAFTVAKAMELDVLKAIREALEKALEEGVPFERFQAELEPRLRDLGWWGVKEMTDPQTGEVLEAQLGSPRRLRTIYWANTRSARAAGQWDRAQRTKAALPYLLYELGPSERHRPHHADKAGLILPVDDTFWDAWMPQNGWGCKCRVRQIGEAEAARRGGVDNAPLVPLRAWRNSRTGEVLQVPQGLDPAWATNPGRNRQQNLDRMLADKLAALPPDLREVAVKDLRASGRADGALDLLSGVEPQEKP; this is encoded by the coding sequence ATGGCCGCGCTCGCATTCGGTTCCTCGCCGTCGCCCGAGACGATGGCCTACCTGAAGCACAAGGGATGGAAGCCCGGCTTCAGCTACAAGGACGTGTGGGGGGAGGAACACGCCTTCGCCTTCACCGTCGCCAAGGCGATGGAGCTGGATGTCCTGAAAGCCATCCGGGAGGCGCTTGAGAAAGCCCTGGAAGAGGGCGTCCCGTTCGAGCGCTTCCAGGCCGAGCTGGAGCCGCGCCTGCGCGACCTCGGGTGGTGGGGGGTGAAGGAGATGACCGACCCCCAGACCGGCGAGGTCCTGGAGGCGCAACTCGGCAGTCCGCGGCGGCTGCGGACGATCTATTGGGCCAACACCCGCTCGGCGCGCGCCGCCGGGCAGTGGGACCGGGCGCAGCGCACCAAGGCGGCGCTGCCGTATCTGCTCTACGAGCTGGGGCCGTCGGAGCGCCACCGTCCGCACCACGCCGACAAGGCCGGTCTGATCCTGCCGGTCGACGACACCTTCTGGGACGCCTGGATGCCTCAGAACGGCTGGGGCTGCAAATGCCGGGTGCGGCAGATCGGCGAGGCCGAGGCGGCGCGGCGGGGCGGCGTCGACAACGCGCCGCTGGTGCCGTTGCGCGCCTGGCGCAACAGCCGCACCGGCGAGGTGCTGCAGGTGCCGCAGGGGCTCGATCCGGCCTGGGCCACCAACCCGGGGCGGAACCGCCAGCAGAACCTCGACCGGATGCTGGCGGACAAACTCGCCGCGTTGCCCCCCGATCTGCGCGAGGTGGCGGTGAAGGATCTGCGCGCGTCGGGTCGGGCCGACGGGGCGCTGGACCTGCTGTCCGGGGTCGAGCCGCAGGAGAAGCCCTAG
- a CDS encoding conserved hypothetical protein (Evidence 4 : Homologs of previously reported genes of unknown function), whose product MIKLSPILDLDGQPMRREDLSREIAAPALAGVRTIWTDSVASGLTPERLADLLNRAAEGDPRDYLVLAEEMEEREAHYGSVLGTRKRALSALVPAVEAASDDPRDVALADEVRDLARDPQFPDMLDDLLDALGKGYSVAEIIWNTRRTPWKPERYEHRDPRWFSFDRESGRRLLLLDDQAPMGMPLAPYRFITHVPRLKSGLPIRGGLARLVAWSFMFKGYAVKDWMAFIEVFGLPLRIGKYGQSASEDDIDTLVRAVTNIGTDAAAVIPESMAIEFKDTAAGKGGHEVFKAMAEWIDEQVSKAVLGQTMTADNGSSQSQAEVHNEVRHDILRSDARQLAMTLNRDLVRPYIDLNHGPQERYPLLTLPVLEPEDIKALVDALAKLVPLGFRVEQSVIRDKLNLPDPAADADVLVPPTAPPAAAPEAPGKAQNREEVRDDRADPLDDIERTGLEDWEEQLAPVVDPVRALISSAASYEEAIAGLADLAMDSDQLVKALTRAMFLSRAAGDQVD is encoded by the coding sequence ATGATCAAACTCTCCCCGATCCTGGATCTCGACGGCCAGCCGATGCGCCGCGAAGATCTCTCCCGGGAGATCGCCGCCCCGGCGCTCGCCGGCGTCCGCACCATTTGGACAGACTCGGTCGCCTCCGGCCTGACGCCGGAGCGCCTGGCCGACCTCCTCAACCGGGCGGCCGAGGGAGATCCGCGCGACTACCTCGTCCTCGCCGAGGAGATGGAGGAACGGGAAGCCCACTACGGATCGGTGCTCGGCACCCGCAAGCGCGCCCTTTCGGCGCTGGTCCCGGCGGTGGAAGCCGCCAGCGACGACCCGCGCGACGTGGCGCTGGCCGACGAAGTGCGCGATCTTGCCAGGGACCCGCAGTTCCCCGACATGCTGGACGATCTGCTCGACGCGCTCGGCAAGGGCTACTCGGTCGCCGAGATCATCTGGAACACCCGCCGCACGCCGTGGAAGCCGGAGCGCTACGAACATCGCGATCCGCGCTGGTTCAGCTTCGATCGGGAGAGCGGGCGGCGCCTGCTGCTGCTCGACGACCAGGCGCCGATGGGGATGCCGCTCGCGCCCTACAGGTTCATCACCCACGTGCCCCGGCTCAAGAGCGGCCTGCCGATCCGCGGCGGGCTGGCGCGCCTGGTGGCGTGGTCGTTCATGTTCAAAGGCTACGCGGTCAAGGACTGGATGGCCTTCATCGAAGTGTTCGGCCTGCCGCTCCGGATCGGCAAATACGGCCAGAGCGCCTCGGAAGACGACATCGACACCCTGGTGCGCGCGGTCACCAACATCGGCACCGACGCCGCGGCGGTGATACCGGAGTCGATGGCGATCGAGTTCAAGGACACCGCTGCGGGCAAGGGCGGGCACGAAGTCTTCAAGGCGATGGCCGAGTGGATCGACGAGCAGGTGTCGAAGGCGGTGCTCGGGCAGACGATGACGGCAGACAACGGCTCCAGCCAGAGCCAGGCCGAGGTCCACAACGAGGTGCGTCACGACATCCTGCGCTCCGACGCCCGCCAACTGGCGATGACGCTGAACCGCGACCTGGTGCGGCCTTACATCGACCTCAACCACGGCCCGCAGGAGCGCTATCCGCTGCTGACCCTGCCGGTGCTGGAGCCCGAAGACATCAAGGCGCTGGTCGACGCCCTGGCCAAGCTGGTGCCGCTCGGCTTCCGGGTCGAGCAATCGGTGATCCGCGACAAGCTCAACCTGCCCGACCCGGCGGCCGACGCCGACGTGCTGGTGCCGCCCACCGCGCCGCCCGCCGCCGCGCCGGAAGCCCCGGGCAAGGCGCAGAACCGCGAGGAGGTCCGGGACGACCGCGCCGATCCGCTCGACGACATCGAGCGCACCGGCCTTGAGGATTGGGAGGAGCAGCTGGCGCCGGTGGTCGATCCGGTGCGCGCGCTGATCTCCTCGGCGGCCAGCTACGAGGAGGCGATCGCCGGGCTCGCGGACCTGGCGATGGACAGCGACCAGCTGGTGAAGGCCCTGACCCGGGCGATGTTCCTCTCGCGCGCCGCCGGCGACCAGGTGGACTGA
- a CDS encoding Mu-like prophage FluMu protein gp28, producing the protein MAIDYVPPASEIDRLWGTTALATFDPLASGMLMPHQTAWCEDNSDLKIGEKGRRTGITWAEAFDSVTYAMAAKSAGGDDTWYIGDTKEKGREFIKTCADMALAIAGDLLEIEEFVFEDAKLDAQGNLKTDAVAAFRITFASGHRITALSSNPANIRGLQGRVVIDEAAFHKDVAKVLDACLALLIWGGKIRIISTHNGNTNAFNDLIKEVRAGKRPGSIHRVTFDDAVANGLYERVAAVTGRTMSLQDKAAWYNTVRKTYGSRTEAMREELDAVPREGDGTMLALALIEAAQRPGYEVVRWEPPAPVGAVKFVDWPEHLRRAHMDLWFAEHVRPVLERFPTDALCAVGGDFAMRQDRAAYAIGYTDQQLHRHVPLIVEARECPYAQQKQLLFAVGTWLRKHRRLQGGVLDANGNGMPLAQEARQKFGADRIVELMPSDGWLREITPRFSAAFTDRTIHLPVDLDVRGDLHQFRVVGGVGKIPSDVRTEGTDGGRRHGDTAVAILNFFAATQHEAETYAVHAVGSQSSGSTARRFDTPTPAGPDRPDPIRGRVRTTGGFNLRKGLL; encoded by the coding sequence ATGGCGATCGACTACGTTCCGCCGGCATCCGAGATCGACCGCCTGTGGGGCACCACGGCGCTCGCCACCTTCGACCCGCTCGCCTCCGGCATGCTGATGCCGCACCAGACCGCCTGGTGCGAGGACAACTCAGACCTCAAGATCGGCGAGAAGGGCCGCCGCACCGGCATCACCTGGGCGGAAGCGTTCGACTCGGTCACCTACGCGATGGCGGCCAAGAGCGCCGGCGGCGACGACACCTGGTACATCGGCGACACCAAGGAGAAGGGCCGCGAGTTCATCAAGACCTGCGCCGACATGGCGCTGGCGATCGCGGGCGACCTCCTGGAGATCGAGGAGTTCGTCTTCGAAGACGCCAAGCTCGACGCCCAGGGCAACCTCAAGACCGACGCGGTCGCCGCCTTCCGCATCACCTTCGCCAGCGGCCACCGGATCACCGCGCTCTCGTCGAACCCCGCCAACATCCGTGGCCTGCAGGGCCGGGTGGTGATCGACGAGGCAGCGTTCCACAAGGACGTGGCAAAGGTGCTGGACGCCTGCCTGGCGCTGCTGATCTGGGGCGGCAAGATCCGCATCATCTCCACCCACAACGGCAACACCAACGCCTTCAACGACCTGATCAAGGAGGTGCGGGCGGGCAAGCGCCCCGGAAGCATCCACCGGGTGACCTTCGACGACGCGGTGGCGAACGGCCTTTACGAGCGCGTCGCCGCGGTCACCGGCCGGACCATGAGCCTGCAGGACAAGGCGGCCTGGTACAACACCGTGCGCAAGACCTACGGCTCCCGCACCGAGGCGATGCGCGAGGAACTGGACGCGGTGCCGCGCGAGGGCGACGGCACGATGCTGGCGCTGGCGCTGATCGAGGCGGCGCAGCGTCCGGGCTACGAGGTGGTGCGGTGGGAGCCTCCGGCGCCGGTGGGCGCGGTCAAGTTCGTCGACTGGCCGGAGCACCTGCGCCGCGCCCACATGGACCTGTGGTTCGCCGAACATGTGCGGCCGGTGCTGGAGCGCTTCCCGACCGACGCGCTCTGCGCGGTCGGCGGCGACTTCGCGATGCGGCAGGACCGCGCCGCCTACGCCATCGGCTACACCGACCAACAGCTGCACCGCCATGTGCCGCTGATCGTCGAAGCGCGCGAGTGCCCCTACGCCCAACAGAAGCAACTGCTGTTCGCGGTCGGCACCTGGCTGCGCAAGCACCGCCGCCTGCAGGGCGGCGTGCTCGACGCCAACGGCAACGGCATGCCGCTGGCGCAGGAAGCCCGGCAGAAGTTCGGAGCGGATCGGATCGTCGAGCTGATGCCGTCGGACGGCTGGCTGCGCGAGATCACGCCGCGCTTTTCCGCCGCCTTCACCGACCGCACCATCCACCTGCCCGTGGATCTCGACGTGCGCGGCGATCTCCACCAGTTCCGCGTCGTCGGCGGCGTCGGCAAGATCCCCAGCGACGTGCGCACCGAGGGCACCGACGGTGGCCGCCGCCACGGCGACACCGCGGTCGCCATCCTCAACTTCTTCGCCGCCACCCAGCACGAGGCCGAAACCTACGCCGTCCACGCCGTGGGTTCGCAGTCTTCCGGATCGACCGCCAGGCGCTTCGATACGCCGACCCCAGCCGGGCCTGACAGACCCGATCCGATCCGCGGCAGGGTGCGCACCACCGGCGGCTTCAACCTCCGCAAAGGACTGCTCTGA
- a CDS encoding putative Mu-like prophage FluMu protein gp27 (Evidence 3 : Function proposed based on presence of conserved amino acid motif, structural feature or limited homology), producing the protein MARRDRPSKVDQLPPEVRELIAELRQAHGWTIDQILGVLRDLASGRRPELPGALPPELTEPPTIDPDLVPSRGRLGVHIQGLSQLAEKLQRSRSIAEALVRRTGEKESRLTALNVELMHAVVTDLLLASETGALAPSDSGEEGALPVPVLQDPAKVMFLSKALDHLASAAKKDTDMVLKTRQEMAKVAASKVDKAMADARKSGEKGLSAERVAQLRRELAGMA; encoded by the coding sequence ATGGCCCGGCGCGACCGCCCGTCCAAGGTCGACCAGCTGCCGCCCGAGGTGCGCGAGCTGATCGCCGAACTGCGCCAGGCGCACGGCTGGACCATCGACCAGATCCTGGGCGTGCTGCGCGATCTCGCGTCCGGGCGCCGCCCCGAGCTGCCCGGGGCGCTGCCGCCCGAGCTGACCGAGCCGCCGACGATCGACCCCGACCTGGTGCCGAGCCGCGGCCGCCTCGGCGTCCACATCCAGGGCCTGTCGCAGCTGGCGGAGAAGCTGCAGCGCTCCCGCAGCATCGCCGAGGCGCTGGTGCGCCGCACCGGCGAGAAGGAGAGCCGCCTCACCGCCCTCAACGTCGAGCTGATGCACGCGGTGGTCACCGACCTGCTGCTGGCGTCCGAAACCGGCGCGCTCGCGCCGTCCGACAGCGGCGAGGAGGGCGCGCTGCCGGTGCCGGTGCTGCAGGACCCGGCGAAGGTGATGTTCCTGTCCAAGGCCCTGGACCACCTGGCGAGCGCCGCCAAGAAGGACACCGACATGGTGTTGAAGACCCGCCAGGAGATGGCGAAGGTCGCCGCCAGCAAGGTCGACAAGGCGATGGCCGACGCCAGGAAGTCGGGGGAGAAGGGTTTGTCGGCCGAGCGCGTCGCGCAGCTGCGCCGCGAGCTGGCCGGGATGGCCTGA
- a CDS encoding conserved hypothetical protein (Evidence 4 : Homologs of previously reported genes of unknown function), whose product MNAFAAAVAASRRTFILRLLVSLGDAANESVIHIATTQGGFAQATRDDIREDLDLLRARGCTTEKWFDDVVRVVTITERGEEAAYGRIEVAGVERSSWRR is encoded by the coding sequence ATGAATGCCTTTGCCGCAGCCGTGGCCGCCAGCCGCCGCACCTTCATTCTGCGCCTGCTGGTTTCCCTCGGCGACGCCGCCAACGAGTCGGTGATCCACATCGCCACCACCCAGGGCGGCTTCGCCCAGGCGACCCGCGACGACATCCGCGAGGATCTCGACCTCTTACGCGCCCGCGGTTGCACCACCGAGAAGTGGTTCGACGACGTGGTGCGCGTGGTCACCATCACCGAACGGGGAGAGGAAGCCGCCTACGGCCGCATCGAGGTCGCCGGCGTCGAACGCTCCTCCTGGCGGCGCTGA
- a CDS encoding hypothetical protein (Evidence 5 : No homology to any previously reported sequences), whose amino-acid sequence MIEALLKWWPVLVVIAQAGLGWMMWSLGKRFVPREEFETYKTAHADKHEAIGEQLQEGQQQFTRISTELQHLPNRNDIDELKAQLHQVDKGVVRLNGAINVVAAKLGAVEKPVDLMMRIGMEEN is encoded by the coding sequence ATGATTGAAGCGCTCCTGAAATGGTGGCCGGTGCTGGTGGTGATCGCCCAGGCCGGACTCGGCTGGATGATGTGGTCGCTCGGCAAGCGGTTCGTCCCGCGCGAAGAGTTCGAGACCTACAAGACGGCGCACGCCGACAAGCACGAGGCGATCGGCGAGCAGCTGCAGGAAGGCCAGCAGCAGTTCACCCGGATCTCGACCGAGCTTCAGCACCTGCCGAACCGCAACGACATCGACGAACTGAAGGCGCAACTGCACCAGGTCGACAAGGGCGTGGTGCGGCTCAACGGCGCGATCAACGTGGTGGCGGCCAAGCTCGGCGCGGTCGAGAAGCCGGTGGATCTGATGATGCGGATCGGGATGGAGGAAAACTGA
- a CDS encoding conserved exported hypothetical protein (Evidence 4 : Homologs of previously reported genes of unknown function), protein MNLLSRLAKLFGVELATVAWVGFGLALVAAVAATGVLVHIYDQATHEAVISKRDAQDAERDRQAALVLAEKTAETLAADRAARQAAATRDELDAKLTQAREDARVEGVRLSADLRRALERERLWRAAFDGRNGDAAAAGTGAGTPGCEDVRASRDRAIDALEHLQEGGDRIAEIGQAGVDAATAAARKARAGSKGVAHD, encoded by the coding sequence GTGAACTTGCTCTCCCGGCTTGCCAAGCTGTTCGGCGTCGAGCTGGCGACGGTTGCGTGGGTGGGCTTCGGCCTGGCCCTCGTCGCCGCCGTCGCCGCCACCGGCGTCCTGGTCCACATCTACGACCAAGCCACCCACGAGGCCGTCATTTCCAAGCGCGACGCACAGGATGCGGAACGCGACCGGCAGGCGGCCCTGGTCCTTGCCGAAAAGACCGCCGAAACCTTGGCCGCCGACCGCGCCGCGCGCCAGGCCGCCGCAACCCGGGACGAACTCGATGCGAAACTTACCCAGGCGCGTGAGGACGCGCGCGTTGAAGGCGTTCGCCTGTCCGCTGATCTTCGCCGCGCTCTTGAGCGTGAGCGCCTGTGGCGAGCGGCCTTCGACGGTCGTAACGGTGACGCCGCCGCCGCCGGAACCGGAGCCGGAACCCCTGGCTGTGAGGATGTACGAGCCTCCCGAGATCGGGCCATTGACGCTCTGGAACACCTACAAGAGGGAGGCGACCGAATTGCTGAAATCGGGCAGGCCGGAGTAGACGCGGCGACCGCCGCCGCTCGCAAGGCGCGGGCCGGGTCGAAGGGGGTCGCCCATGATTGA